A window of Cydia strobilella chromosome 22, ilCydStro3.1, whole genome shotgun sequence genomic DNA:
GTACCAAGAGATAGAACTGAAGTCGGAATCCAGCCTGTCCCTCCGGGATATCCTGCCAATTAAAGCCAAGTACTACGATAAAAATCGGGCTCCGAAGTTATTAGGGCAGCCTACTATAGTATACTTTCATGTTACTGTGCTGTCCTTGGATTCCATTAATGAGGAGAGTATGGTGAGTTCATTTCTATTACAAGCtatttagtttcacctgtcccgatgtctgtttgtgtgtctgTCTATAGTATATTGTGTGGCTGATTCAAGAAAGCtagcacgaatggaatgaacgaaATTTCCATATGAGTGACACCTATATCGGTATACAGTCAGAGCCACtattttattggttaatgtgatacagacatagatatctTCATGTACTCATTCATTCCATTCATGCCAGCTCTTGTGAATCGACGTTGTACGTACCACATCAGTGTTATTGTAGATTTCTTGAGAGTAAGAACTTTTTTTAAAACTCGCCCCAAATAAAACAGTCAACAACTCGCTCGTTGCTTGTATCCAACCCTAATGATCTACCTGATCGTTCAGCTTTTCTTGTCCATTTCCAGACGTACGTAGCAGATGTCTTCCTAGCTCAATCCTGGCGGGACCCTCGCCTCCGTCTGCCAGAGAACATGCACGAGGAGTACCGGATCCTGGACGTAGAATGGCTCAACAAGATCTGGAGACCAGACTGCTTTTTCAAGAACGCCAAGAAAGTGACCTTCCATGAGATGAGCATACCAAATCATTACTTGTGGTTGTATCATGATAAGACGCTGCTTTATATGTCCAAGTAAGTAATTTTTTGGCAAGTTTTTTGATGAAACTGATCTGGCCCACACAGAACCAAGCAGTACCTATTGCTAATGCAATaattttctttatctaacaAAGAGATTTAACTTGAAGGTAAATAATgcagatatataaataaataaataatacttttgtgAGAAGAGACCTGCGCCCTGCAGTGGACCGTATATAATTGCCGCTGGTAATGCAGACTCGTAGGTTGATCCGGCTCAAAGGACCTGCAAATGTCCAATTACGGACACTATATCTGTTGATGCATAAAATCCTACTAGACTTCTTTAACTTCTCAATTATTCTTCAAATACGTAAACTGATTGTATTTTGTTCAGATTGACGCTGGTGTTATCTTGCGCGATGAAGTTCGAGTCCTACCCCCACGACACGCAAAGCTGTTCCATAATGATCGAAAGCCGTAAGTTTTCCCGATCTTTCCgtacataaaatttatatttccaaaaaaataatgaatttactTTAAATGTCTCGTTCCTTTTTATTTCGTTGCATCAAATGATTCAGATACTGTTTTATGAAATTAAGTAAACATTTGAATTGTTTACTAGAACTTAAAAAGCACACGTTGTACAACTGAAAAGTACACCGGCATTTTAATCGTTCTGTCATCGCGTAGCCAATCGAAGTGAGTTTTCAGTCAAACTGCCGCTGGAGAGATGTAAGTAACTTTATTCAGGCCGTAGTGTAATGTGGCCATTCTGTATGAAATGTTATCACTTATCCTGTGATGTGGTGGAATTTACTACGACTGTTTTGTCGTCGTTTACCATTTCCCCTGTTACAGTGTCGCACACCGTCCACGACCTGGTGTTCATCTGGAACCTCACGGATCCGCTGGTTGTAAACCCGGACATCGAGTTGCCTCAGCTCGACATATCGAACAACTATACTAGCGACTGTACTATCGAGTATTCTACTggtaaatattcttaaaataggcAGTACCTAAGTATTCATCCGGAACCTGATACACCCGTTGGTGGTCAACGGTCAACCCGGACATCGAGTTGCCTCATTTCGACATATCAAACAACTACACTATCGACTGCATTATCGAATATTCAACTGGTAAACTGGTATGTATCTATGCTAGGGAGTTTGGACGTCATGTAAACGTCTTTTTGCTCATGCTTCTACAAGTAGCTCATGTCTCAGCTTAAGATTTCTGTTAGGGGAAACGGGTAAAGGTTTTTCGGGCGACAGTCGAGGACAGTGTAGCTCTAGAGTAGTTAAAATTCAAACTTAAAAGGTTTCAGGACAGTTGAAGAAACATTCAAGTTTACGATTTGTGTTCAAGTTTAAATGGAGCTAGgatttttcaatttaaaaacagCAACATATAAAGATGCTGTAACAATGGATACTTTTTGGTCACCAAGAAAACCATTCATCTTCGAAGCCAATAATTTTCGTTTGATCCATACTAAAAGCAACAccgtatacctacctatacttaacTATATTAAGCATTAATCTCTTATTCCAGGAAACTTCACCTGTCTAGCCATAGTGTTCAACCTCCGGCGGAGGCTGGGCTACCACCTGTTCCACACATACATACCCTCGGCGCTCATCGTCGTCATGTCCTGGATATCCTTCTGGATCAAGCCTGAAGCCATCCCAGCCAGGGTCACACTTGGAGTCACTAGTCTCCTTACTTTGGGTAAGTTTTGAAAGTGTTTGGTTGTAAAGCGTCAAGGGTATTATAAAACCCGTGCTGGATGGGTTGCCACCTACCTGCATATACATATAACCTCGCTGCCTGGCTCGCTGTTCACGTTAACTACATATATAACCTCGGCGCTCATCGTCTTCATGTTCTGAATTTCCTTCTGGATCAAGCCAGAAGTCATTCCAGTTAATAGTCTCTTGATGTTAGACGAGTTTTAGAAGCGTTTTAGTTGTGATTCTTAATCATCAGGTTGTCAGTCCACTGCACAAACTTGCATACCAATTACGTCGATCTTCAGCTCTCCTGATCCAATTTCTGCCCGATGCCTTACTTACGAATATCACCACCACCAATTGAGCGCAAAGAGAAACTCCTAACATAGGTTTCTCATAGCTCCCTGAGCTGGTGAACACAGTAAGTGGCCATGTTATGTCCGTATTATGTCATGGTCGTGATCATAACATACAAAGTGCTTGTTACATCTACTTTATCGCCGGACACTTTCTGCTATCTTGCTGCTGATAGTAATATATACATTTCTCTGTCTGTCTCAGAAGAAAGTGTCCGAGAAAAAGGTAGATGTAATAACCCCTTAAATCAAACCGAAGGTGATTCTATACGAAAAACCGTAGTTGTGTTACAATTTTTGCCTCATTTTCCAGCTACCCAAAACACCCAATCGCAGCAAAGCCTGCCGCCCGTCTCGTACGTGAAAGCCATCGACGTGTGGATGTCGTCCTGCTCTGTCTTCGTGTTTCTGTCGCTGTTCGAGTTCGCGGTGGTGAACAACTACATGGGCCCGGTGGCTACTAAGGCTATGAAGGGGTACTCTGATGAAGACCTGTCCAGGGACTTAGACGCGTTTAAGGTCAGTTTACCATCGTCCAGATAATTAACTGACATTAAATCTAAGATTAAATACGAAAataccccatacaaaaatatgagaaatttCCAATGATTATCTATAtgaaaatttcgcaattttgaaattttccgaCGGCATATCAGTAGTTCCGCTCTTCAAGGTCGCAGTGGTGAACCGCAGTACATGGGTACATGGCTACAACGATTATACGTGATGGGGCAATATAAATCGAAAACATATGAGTTGGCTTTCTAACGgggttatacatataattacgtAGGAAAACAAAAGACAATGAACAAAAGATGACTTGTCTTTTCACAGTCACGGATAATTAAATCTAGTTTCTGTCTTTAActtaggtagtaggtacctatatacagCTTAAAACCGTCTCGACGTAGTTTAGAGCACTGGTAAATTAGAAATAAGAATCTCAATCCCACGCACGTAGCacgtataataattatttaataatatttaataattatacctattttaaaattCCACCATCGTTTGGAAATGCTTACTTTTCATTGCCGTTAACCGTTTAACCGTTAATAACCGTTTTCGTTTACTTTTCAGCACATATTCCCAAACCCCGTGGACCCCCGCGCCAGTACCTCCGCCTCTCTCCCTCAATACGAGACCTGCTGCAACGGGAGAGAGACTGCAAT
This region includes:
- the LOC134751422 gene encoding glycine receptor subunit alpha-2 isoform X1 is translated as MEHVVNMNFRVAWCGILFSFVLEGNADAEKVQAAVSFLVDCISRTNSSYQEIELKSESSLSLRDILPIKAKYYDKNRAPKLLGQPTIVYFHVTVLSLDSINEESMTYVADVFLAQSWRDPRLRLPENMHEEYRILDVEWLNKIWRPDCFFKNAKKVTFHEMSIPNHYLWLYHDKTLLYMSKLTLVLSCAMKFESYPHDTQSCSIMIESLSHTVHDLVFIWNLTDPLVVNPDIELPQLDISNNYTSDCTIEYSTGNFTCLAIVFNLRRRLGYHLFHTYIPSALIVVMSWISFWIKPEAIPARVTLGVTSLLTLATQNTQSQQSLPPVSYVKAIDVWMSSCSVFVFLSLFEFAVVNNYMGPVATKAMKGYSDEDLSRDLDAFKHIFPNPVDPRASTSASLPQYETCCNGRETAIYIDRFSRFFFPFSFFILNVVYWSTFL
- the LOC134751422 gene encoding glycine receptor subunit alpha-2 isoform X2; the protein is MEHVVNMNFRVAWCGILFSFVLEGNADAEKVQAAVSFLTNSSYQEIELKSESSLSLRDILPIKAKYYDKNRAPKLLGQPTIVYFHVTVLSLDSINEESMTYVADVFLAQSWRDPRLRLPENMHEEYRILDVEWLNKIWRPDCFFKNAKKVTFHEMSIPNHYLWLYHDKTLLYMSKLTLVLSCAMKFESYPHDTQSCSIMIESLSHTVHDLVFIWNLTDPLVVNPDIELPQLDISNNYTSDCTIEYSTGNFTCLAIVFNLRRRLGYHLFHTYIPSALIVVMSWISFWIKPEAIPARVTLGVTSLLTLATQNTQSQQSLPPVSYVKAIDVWMSSCSVFVFLSLFEFAVVNNYMGPVATKAMKGYSDEDLSRDLDAFKHIFPNPVDPRASTSASLPQYETCCNGRETAIYIDRFSRFFFPFSFFILNVVYWSTFL